Proteins from a genomic interval of Sphingobacterium lactis:
- a CDS encoding SLC5 family protein, with protein MNSILNKLTLFDYIIVFAYLAALLLIGLLSSRKKAEGAGHFLANKSLSWYSIGFNMWATNVGPSMLLAFATVGYVTGMVAVNFDWYAFIFLFLLAVVFAPRYLASSVRTLPEFLGIRYGKQTQTILAWYSLVKMLISWLSLGLFAGGFLVRQILGIPMWQSVTFLVALAGLFAYTGGLKTVAKVNIFQMILLIVVSALLTGLGLSKIGGWGALVDQTPPDFWTLIRPASDPDYPWYAILLGYPVAAVAFFCTDQAMVQSVLGAKNLEQGQLGVNFIAWLKILSLPLFILPGIICSVLFPGLEDPSLAYMTMVTTLFPTGLNGLVIVVLIAVLVGTIGSSLNSLSTVFTMDIYLKRINPNADNKQIVQVGRYCIIAGCFIAVMMAIAIDQIKGLNLFDVFQSILGFIAPPLTAVFLLAVLWRRANKAAINTILTFGSVLSLGVGVCFLWVFPKDQYDFWPHYLMLSFYLFILLLFIGIIISLVIPPSNFEIGYGKNEVIVLERPVLKVKIAWLLLFITMIILYLIFS; from the coding sequence ATGAATTCAATCTTAAATAAACTAACGCTATTCGATTACATCATTGTATTTGCATACTTAGCCGCTTTATTATTGATTGGCTTGTTGTCCTCCAGAAAAAAAGCCGAAGGTGCCGGACATTTTTTGGCCAATAAATCATTAAGTTGGTATAGTATAGGATTTAATATGTGGGCAACGAACGTGGGGCCTTCCATGTTATTAGCTTTTGCAACCGTGGGGTATGTAACAGGGATGGTTGCGGTCAATTTCGATTGGTATGCATTTATTTTTCTATTTCTGTTGGCAGTCGTATTTGCTCCACGGTATTTAGCTTCTAGCGTGCGCACGCTACCAGAATTTTTGGGCATTCGTTATGGAAAACAAACACAAACCATCCTAGCTTGGTATTCATTGGTAAAAATGTTAATTTCCTGGCTTTCTCTGGGCCTGTTTGCCGGAGGATTTTTGGTTCGTCAGATCCTTGGAATTCCAATGTGGCAATCGGTTACATTTTTAGTCGCATTGGCAGGATTGTTCGCTTACACGGGAGGACTAAAAACGGTTGCTAAGGTCAATATTTTTCAAATGATTCTCCTGATTGTCGTATCAGCCCTCTTAACAGGCTTAGGACTTTCCAAAATAGGGGGGTGGGGTGCATTGGTTGACCAAACACCTCCGGATTTTTGGACCTTAATTCGACCTGCTTCCGATCCGGATTATCCATGGTATGCAATTTTGTTGGGGTATCCCGTTGCGGCTGTTGCATTCTTCTGTACAGATCAAGCTATGGTGCAATCTGTTCTTGGTGCGAAGAATCTGGAACAAGGCCAATTGGGGGTGAATTTTATTGCTTGGCTTAAAATATTATCCTTGCCATTGTTCATCCTACCAGGCATTATCTGTTCTGTTCTATTCCCTGGATTGGAAGATCCATCTTTGGCCTACATGACCATGGTTACCACACTATTTCCAACAGGATTAAATGGATTGGTCATCGTAGTCCTCATAGCCGTTCTGGTGGGAACTATTGGATCATCTTTAAATTCATTAAGCACTGTATTTACAATGGATATATACCTGAAACGCATAAATCCGAATGCTGATAATAAACAGATTGTGCAAGTAGGACGTTACTGTATCATTGCAGGTTGTTTTATTGCGGTGATGATGGCCATTGCTATCGATCAGATAAAAGGCCTTAATTTATTTGATGTTTTTCAGTCGATTCTTGGATTTATAGCCCCGCCATTGACTGCGGTATTTTTATTGGCTGTTTTATGGAGAAGAGCAAATAAAGCTGCAATTAATACAATATTAACATTTGGTTCAGTATTAAGTCTGGGAGTAGGTGTCTGTTTCCTCTGGGTGTTCCCAAAGGATCAGTATGATTTTTGGCCGCATTATTTAATGTTGTCTTTTTATCTGTTTATTCTATTACTGTTCATCGGTATAATTATTTCTCTTGTAATACCACCTTCTAATTTTGAAATTGGATATGGTAAAAATGAAGTTATCGTATTGGAAAGACCTGTTTTAAAGGTCAAGATTGCATGGTTGTTATTGTTTATTACAATGATTATCTTATATCTAATATTCAGCTGA
- a CDS encoding trehalase family glycosidase yields the protein MKKLLFSFSLIFLLNSVFAQQSPTWIWYPGDFEIWLSNEMQNRRTERETYFPPFWRMDSHYVLVEFHKEFELSSPEEITIAAEGKYNVKVNGKMLPGMPSKVALNAGKQKINIKVYNQQTVPALFVEGKQVTTDKDWKVTFEDKEWIDETGKASSQSGTIYVNAGTWNFNSLDKKPSAFKLPTRLEQAVNSSKIGEGTLIDFGKNTFGFLTLHILKGNGKVGIYYGESKEEALDTNHGETLDVLNVNLPQAKDSTLVNSKGFQYVYVVPNGNVAFDKVSMQYEYLPVEDRGFFKSSDEQMNRIWEVSKYTMELTSREFYIDGIKRDRWIWSGDAYQSYAMNYYLGFDSETVKRTILALRGKEPTMTHINTIMDYTFYWFLSIYDYYQYSGDKEFIALIYPRMKTLMDFVMKRRNKDGLLEGLAGDWVFIDWAEGLSKKGEVSFEQLLFTRSLETMALCADILGQQEDKAAFTKEASLMRDKFMDYYWNQNKQAFVHSRVDGQQTDDVTRYTNMFAIFFDYLNPQQQAGVKKNVLLSDEVQKIMTPYMRFYELEALCVLGEQDEVFQQMKDYWGGMLQLGATTFWEEYNPAKSGIDHLSMYGRPYGKSLCHSWGASPIYLLGKYYLGVKPTSPGYQTYVVEPHLASMNWMEGKVPTPNGDINLHVTKNKVKIKADTGVGNLKLKSKKRPTSKQGTFLDIGDQMYELKIEPNRSYEIDYLAI from the coding sequence ATGAAAAAGCTTCTTTTCAGCTTCAGTCTAATTTTTCTTTTAAATAGTGTATTTGCCCAACAAAGTCCCACTTGGATTTGGTATCCGGGAGATTTTGAAATTTGGCTCAGTAATGAAATGCAAAATCGTCGGACAGAAAGAGAAACTTATTTCCCCCCATTTTGGCGAATGGATTCACACTATGTATTGGTGGAATTTCATAAAGAATTTGAACTATCCTCTCCAGAAGAGATAACCATTGCTGCAGAGGGTAAATATAATGTAAAAGTAAATGGGAAAATGCTCCCTGGTATGCCTAGTAAGGTGGCGCTTAATGCCGGAAAACAAAAAATAAATATTAAGGTGTATAATCAACAGACTGTTCCAGCTTTATTTGTGGAAGGAAAGCAGGTTACCACTGATAAGGACTGGAAAGTAACTTTTGAAGATAAGGAATGGATCGATGAGACTGGTAAGGCATCCAGCCAATCAGGTACGATTTATGTCAATGCAGGAACTTGGAATTTCAACTCTTTAGACAAAAAACCTTCTGCTTTTAAATTGCCAACGCGTCTGGAACAGGCTGTTAATTCCAGTAAAATAGGAGAAGGAACGCTGATCGACTTCGGTAAAAATACGTTTGGATTCCTTACACTTCATATACTCAAAGGAAACGGTAAGGTTGGAATATATTATGGCGAGTCAAAAGAAGAGGCTTTAGATACTAACCATGGCGAAACGTTAGATGTATTAAACGTAAACCTTCCTCAAGCAAAGGATTCTACTCTGGTAAACTCGAAAGGGTTTCAATATGTTTATGTTGTACCCAATGGTAATGTGGCGTTTGATAAAGTCTCCATGCAATATGAGTACCTTCCTGTAGAAGATCGTGGGTTTTTTAAAAGTTCTGATGAGCAAATGAATAGAATTTGGGAGGTTTCAAAATATACAATGGAATTGACTTCACGCGAATTTTATATCGATGGAATCAAGCGAGATCGTTGGATTTGGAGTGGAGACGCTTACCAATCCTATGCAATGAATTATTATTTGGGATTTGATTCAGAGACTGTCAAACGTACAATTCTAGCTCTACGAGGGAAGGAACCAACCATGACGCATATAAATACGATTATGGATTATACCTTTTATTGGTTCCTAAGTATTTATGATTATTACCAATATTCAGGAGATAAAGAATTTATTGCATTGATCTATCCGCGGATGAAAACCCTTATGGATTTTGTCATGAAGCGTCGCAATAAGGACGGATTATTGGAAGGCCTTGCCGGAGATTGGGTTTTTATAGATTGGGCAGAGGGGTTAAGTAAAAAAGGAGAAGTTAGTTTTGAACAACTTCTTTTTACTAGAAGTTTAGAAACCATGGCATTGTGCGCAGACATTTTAGGTCAACAGGAAGATAAAGCTGCATTTACCAAAGAAGCTTCATTAATGAGGGATAAGTTTATGGATTATTATTGGAATCAGAATAAACAGGCTTTTGTCCATAGCCGTGTCGATGGTCAACAGACTGATGATGTAACAAGATATACCAATATGTTTGCTATATTCTTTGACTATCTGAATCCACAACAGCAAGCCGGTGTAAAAAAGAATGTTCTTCTGTCAGATGAAGTCCAAAAGATCATGACCCCATACATGCGATTCTATGAATTAGAGGCTTTATGTGTTCTTGGTGAGCAAGATGAAGTTTTTCAACAGATGAAGGATTATTGGGGGGGTATGCTCCAACTCGGCGCCACAACATTCTGGGAAGAATACAATCCTGCGAAATCTGGAATAGACCATCTGAGTATGTATGGGCGGCCATATGGGAAAAGTCTATGTCATTCTTGGGGAGCCAGTCCGATATATTTATTGGGGAAATATTACCTGGGTGTAAAGCCGACTTCTCCAGGGTATCAAACGTATGTGGTAGAGCCCCATTTAGCATCCATGAATTGGATGGAAGGGAAAGTACCAACGCCAAATGGTGATATTAATCTACATGTCACTAAAAATAAAGTGAAAATTAAAGCAGATACAGGAGTTGGAAACCTGAAGCTGAAAAGCAAAAAAAGACCAACATCCAAACAAGGAACTTTCTTAGACATTGGCGACCAAATGTATGAATTAAAGATCGAACCGAATAGATCTTACGAAATTGATTATTTAGCAATATAG